A single window of Nematostella vectensis chromosome 4, jaNemVect1.1, whole genome shotgun sequence DNA harbors:
- the LOC5519562 gene encoding hepatocyte nuclear factor 1-alpha: protein MATEPTELQRELIRALLDSGLSGDDLVRIVDTEFSRVQDRITAKSATLTQAEPCTPEPTSSENVILPASPCEADSPKPYTPESEGREGSPLLIQRDSIVDQMLRMDPWQAARVIKMYMQQHNIPQREVVLSTGLNQSHLSQHLNKGTPMKSQKRSVMYQWFERKQKEIADQYSNTGKRLYVDEVESPTKKSRRNRFKWGPASTNILYQSYEQQRNPSKEEREALVEACNRAECEQRGVSYNNVEGLGFNLVTESRVYNWFANRRKEETFRMKLAIEAANYPENPGHSPNRTLSSPVLLTAPAKVQPSTPTPTPTCMTPLNRLPPTPSPTTTHAIPQAYVSTPVNQSTVANREQALPSVGSFIRTTNCADQISTPHGITQAQGRPENTATPHTTRGQSPLLPPHMTGMHGVPDGPHPIQGMATAIQQISVRPIPITYHTIQGLVQPSTATNYMPQAMVVSSAGTHMVSHVVPVHLATPLQQRPAPLSAPPPEATPHSSSPEEISEMSKAGDAPSTQAIEAVPMVPEVAAETETETALKVEEEVVSIAQTVTIETTESEPIKENRSVPFLPNAAKRENSQNKENSREESRVNGEQKVGVHVVQN, encoded by the exons ATGGCTACCGAGCCAACCGAGCTACAGAGAGAGCTTATACGCGCTCTGCTAGATAGCGGCCTCTCTGGAGACGACCTCGTACGCATCGTAGACACGGAATTCTCACGCGTACAAGACAGGATAACAGCAAAGAGCGCGACCCTTACTCAAGCGGAACCGTGCACTCCGGAGCCAACTAGCTCCGAGAATGTAATTCTCCCTGCATCTCCCTGTGAAGCTGACAGTCCTAAACCGTATACGCCAGAAAGTGAAGGCCGAGAGGGCTCTCCGCTTCTCATACAGCGCGACTCCATCGTAGACCAAATGTTACG GATGGACCCCTGGCAAGCGGCCCGTGTGATCAAGATGTACATGCAGCAGCATAACATTCCTCAACGTGAAGTGGTGCTGAGCACAGGGCTGAACCAGAGTCACCTCTCGCAGCACCTTAACAAAGGCACGCCAATGAAGAGTCAAAAGCGCTCCGTTATGTACCAGTGGTTTGAGAGGAAACAAAAGGAGATAGCTGACC AATACTCGAATACCGGAAAGCGCCTGTATGTGGACGAGGTTGAAAGCCCAACAAAGAAATCGCGAAGAAATCGATTTAAATGGGGACCTGCATCAACAAATATTCTCTATCAATCCTACGAACAGCAAAGAAATCCCTCCAAGGAGGAAAG GGAGGCCTTGGTCGAGGCATGTAACCGTGCCGAGTGCGAACAGAGAGGAGTTAGCTACAACAATGTGGAAGGGCTTGGGTTCAACCTCGTCACAGAGAGTCGAGTGTATAATTGGTTCGCCAACAGAAGGAAAGAGGAAACATTCCGGATGAAACTGGCAATAGAAGCCGCTAACTACCCCGAGAATCCGG GGCATAGTCCAAATCGAACTCTTTCATCTCCTGTACTTTTAACTGCTCCTGCCAAAGTACAGCCATCCACTCCAACCCCAACTCCGACATGTATGACCCCCCTGAACAGACTTCCCCCCACGCCATCTCCAACAACAACGCACGCCATACCTCAAGCCTACGTCAGCACACCTGTCAATCAGTCAACGGTAGCCAATAGGGAGCAAGCTTTGCCTAGCGTCGGTTCTTTCATAAGAACCACGAACTGTGCAGATCAAATATCAACACCTCATGGAATAACACAG GCGCAGGGACGGCCAGAGAACACGGCGACGCCACACACCACACGAGGACAGTCACCTTTACTGCCCCCTCACATGACCGGGATGCATGGGGTACCGGACGGACCGCACCCTATTCAGGGGATGGCCACCGCGATACAGCAGATCTCAGTACGACCCATTCCGATCACGTACCACACCATACAGGGTCTGGTACAGCCATCCACCGCGACGAACTACATGCCCCAGGCCATGGTCGTGTCCTCCGCCGGTACCCACATGGTCTCGCATGTCGTACCTGTCCAtctagccacgccccttcagCAGAGACCAGCCCCTCTATCCGCACCCCCTCCAGAAGCCACACCCCACTCGTCTTCTCCGGAGGAAATATCAGAGATGTCCAAGGCCGGAGATGCACCGTCAACACAAGCTATCGAGGCAGTTCCTATGGTACCGGAAGTAGCTGCAGAAACGGAAACGGAAACTGCCTTGAAGGTTGAGGAGGAAGTTGTGTCGATTGCACAGACGGTAACTATAGAGACGACCGAATCAGAGCCCATCAAAGAAAACAGGTCCGTGCCGTTTCTCCCTAATGCAGCTAAAAGGGAAAATTCTCAAAATAAGGAGAATAGTCGCGAAGAAAGCCGAGTAAATGGCGAGCAGAAGGTTGGTGTTCATGTGGTGCAGAACTAG